Proteins from a genomic interval of Streptomyces sp. Tu6071:
- a CDS encoding extracellular solute-binding protein — MRKRGAGDGARPGTGAALRGRAAARPRARLVLALVLCLLAAACSWRHEDPPAPRSAACRPGDDTLRIATGGDLTGTDIRALLIQHWAEERKVPVRIVQLPDTADGQRSQLVASLQAGNPYCYDLVNLDVTWTAEFAAQRLITPVDPGGDDFWPAASKGVRYGGESWAVPWNTDVGLLFYRADLIGPGGLGTWDALAETVRTFRRERDPRVRAGLLTQLRPYEGLTVNAAEAVWRAGGEIVSGEGEKARVTVDEPAATAGLLDLVKAVGDEDSPGLPVIGDSSRHLDEQSSLERFLSGDALMLRDWPFAAVQLAQAEKRGTGEDRPRYGVTQLPRARTGASAAALGGQNLAVVAGSGHDSLARDLLTYLTGAGAERCLRDGGFVPARRSALAGECEAGEDVGGATPRGTELPADFRRAYDTALRAALEDARTRPVTPYYAAVTREIQQRVGAMRKGDVRPFAAELARTLRGR; from the coding sequence ATGCGGAAACGGGGGGCGGGAGACGGGGCGCGGCCGGGTACGGGAGCGGCGCTCCGGGGCCGGGCCGCGGCGAGGCCCCGCGCACGACTCGTGCTCGCCCTCGTCCTGTGCCTGCTCGCCGCCGCCTGCTCCTGGCGGCACGAGGACCCTCCGGCGCCCCGCTCCGCCGCCTGCCGCCCCGGGGACGACACCCTGCGCATCGCGACGGGCGGCGACCTCACCGGCACCGACATCCGCGCGCTGCTCATCCAGCACTGGGCCGAGGAGCGGAAGGTCCCGGTACGGATCGTCCAGCTCCCCGACACGGCGGACGGCCAGCGCAGTCAGCTCGTGGCCTCGCTCCAGGCGGGCAACCCGTACTGCTACGACCTCGTCAACCTCGACGTCACCTGGACCGCCGAGTTCGCGGCGCAGCGCCTCATCACCCCCGTCGACCCCGGCGGCGACGACTTCTGGCCGGCCGCGAGCAAGGGCGTGCGCTACGGCGGCGAGAGCTGGGCCGTGCCGTGGAACACCGACGTGGGCCTGCTCTTCTACCGCGCGGACCTGATCGGCCCCGGCGGACTCGGCACGTGGGACGCGCTCGCCGAGACCGTCAGGACCTTCCGGCGCGAACGCGACCCACGCGTGCGCGCGGGACTGCTGACGCAGCTCAGGCCGTACGAGGGACTCACCGTCAACGCGGCCGAGGCGGTGTGGCGCGCGGGCGGCGAGATCGTCTCGGGCGAGGGCGAGAAGGCGAGGGTGACCGTGGACGAGCCCGCGGCGACCGCCGGGCTGCTCGACCTCGTCAAGGCCGTCGGCGACGAGGACAGCCCCGGGCTGCCCGTCATCGGAGACTCCTCGCGGCACCTGGACGAGCAGAGCAGCCTGGAGCGCTTCCTCTCCGGCGACGCGCTCATGCTCCGCGACTGGCCCTTCGCCGCCGTGCAGCTCGCCCAGGCCGAGAAACGCGGCACGGGCGAGGACCGCCCCCGCTACGGCGTCACCCAGCTCCCACGCGCCAGGACGGGTGCCTCGGCGGCGGCGCTCGGCGGCCAGAACCTCGCCGTCGTGGCGGGCAGCGGGCACGACTCCCTCGCGCGCGACCTCCTCACGTACCTCACCGGCGCCGGGGCCGAGCGCTGCCTGCGCGACGGCGGCTTCGTGCCCGCGCGACGCTCCGCGCTCGCGGGGGAGTGCGAGGCCGGGGAGGACGTCGGGGGCGCCACGCCGCGCGGCACCGAGCTGCCCGCCGATTTCCGGCGCGCGTACGACACGGCCCTGCGCGCCGCCCTGGAGGACGCGCGCACACGCCCCGTCACGCCGTACTACGCGGCGGTGACGCGGGAGATCCAGCAACGGGTCGGCGCGATGAGGAAGGGTGACGTGCGCCCCTTCGCGGCGGAGCTGGCGAGGACGCTGCGGGGGAGATGA
- a CDS encoding caspase family protein yields the protein MAKAPRMRALLIGVDTYHDEDLLLRPGQADASIDAVYRALTEPPHALFRGTRGAGIERLRSPALTGDVESAVNAATRSAPALFLLYYVGHGRLLPGAEPLQDRLYLTVSQTDPRHVTSTAVALEDLVAWALASGSERVVLVLDTCYSGNLTHHLLREDRNLSFLTSARQRQRVTAGEDGGVTPFTAALADVLRTPGPPGRPLTVHQLGKALKNLAKRQPPETVFPWKPEEFSSGDGAGTHLTRPTGTPPPPPAPPHHDDDPGPGPLARLWVLLTGTRGRRLLTLAAVLTLLAAGAGVPALVRAGAESPCAPPVELRLATAPEEAAAMTAVATAYEESAFGTSCHRGRVSVTGAGLDALAEGFRDPQGWSEGANNLLSTAGPQPDLLLLPSSADLDRVRGPDTRFSAPVHVARDLPVLTVTARGGERLGLPDPGPGRLGTVDWATLRRALAGLKDHARLLRPSPALSGTGLVHYLGMGHDVPPAGRADPGGERGESFTYRTGTPTIPPAERDDLERTLIAGGGSVLDGDDALCALLAGKPAARYAGALTTLRATRSFQAADCERHTAEDPGTPLRAYRVAGAPALDHPLVRVGTDDGSPRADEIAHFLAWTTSGAGRKALTAVHLDPAAREENVRLDPGHVADQLNAYRAAHPELRVEVVFDVSRSMAEDSKLTGARAALDEALGHLGGKARYQLRVFPTGEDGEGSALRDGPWRATGTKKLGLGPGDVNKDRQADLVSVLGTVRGDITAAKAADRSTPGDEPPHQYAVLLVTDGDYREGKRPQLGALADVAARLGRVEGAPVHVVATRPEGCAAGHEADTVAQNSGGGCTRLGPGLAAALSRTVTALDEGED from the coding sequence ATGGCGAAGGCGCCCCGGATGCGCGCCCTCCTCATCGGCGTCGACACCTACCACGACGAGGACCTGCTGCTGCGGCCCGGCCAGGCGGACGCGAGCATCGACGCCGTGTACCGGGCCCTCACCGAGCCGCCGCACGCGCTCTTCAGGGGGACGAGGGGCGCCGGGATCGAAAGGCTGCGTTCCCCCGCGCTGACCGGCGACGTCGAGAGCGCCGTCAACGCCGCGACACGCTCCGCGCCCGCGCTCTTCCTCCTCTACTACGTCGGCCACGGCCGCCTCCTGCCCGGCGCGGAACCGCTCCAGGACCGCCTCTACCTCACGGTGAGCCAGACCGACCCGCGGCACGTCACCTCGACCGCCGTCGCCCTGGAGGACCTCGTCGCCTGGGCGCTCGCGAGCGGCAGCGAACGCGTCGTCCTCGTCCTCGACACGTGCTACTCGGGGAACCTGACGCACCACCTGCTCCGCGAGGACCGCAACCTCTCCTTCCTCACCTCCGCCCGCCAGCGCCAGCGCGTCACGGCGGGCGAGGACGGCGGCGTCACCCCCTTCACCGCGGCCCTCGCCGATGTCCTGCGCACCCCCGGGCCGCCCGGCCGCCCCCTCACGGTCCACCAGCTCGGCAAGGCGCTCAAGAACCTCGCGAAGAGGCAGCCGCCCGAGACGGTCTTCCCCTGGAAACCGGAGGAGTTCTCCAGCGGCGACGGCGCCGGTACCCACCTGACCCGCCCCACCGGCACACCCCCGCCCCCGCCCGCGCCCCCGCACCACGACGACGACCCCGGCCCCGGACCGCTCGCGCGCCTGTGGGTCCTGCTCACCGGAACGCGCGGGCGGCGCCTGCTCACGCTCGCCGCGGTGCTCACGCTCCTCGCCGCGGGCGCCGGCGTCCCCGCCCTCGTACGTGCCGGAGCGGAGTCCCCGTGCGCGCCGCCCGTCGAACTCCGGCTCGCCACCGCGCCCGAGGAGGCCGCGGCGATGACCGCCGTCGCCACCGCCTACGAGGAGTCCGCCTTCGGCACCTCCTGCCACCGCGGCCGGGTCAGCGTCACCGGGGCCGGGCTCGACGCCCTCGCCGAGGGCTTCCGCGACCCGCAGGGCTGGAGCGAGGGCGCGAACAACCTGCTCAGCACCGCCGGCCCCCAGCCCGACCTGCTGCTCCTCCCGTCGAGCGCCGACCTCGACCGGGTGCGGGGCCCGGACACACGCTTCTCCGCGCCGGTCCACGTCGCCCGCGACCTGCCCGTCCTGACCGTCACCGCGCGCGGCGGCGAGCGGCTCGGACTGCCCGACCCGGGGCCCGGCCGCCTCGGCACCGTCGACTGGGCGACCCTGCGCCGCGCCCTCGCGGGACTCAAGGACCACGCGCGCCTCCTGCGCCCCAGCCCGGCCCTCTCGGGGACCGGGCTCGTCCACTACCTCGGCATGGGCCACGACGTCCCCCCGGCGGGGCGCGCGGACCCGGGCGGCGAGCGCGGCGAGTCGTTCACGTACCGGACCGGCACCCCGACCATCCCCCCGGCCGAGCGGGACGACCTGGAACGCACCCTGATCGCGGGCGGCGGGTCCGTGCTCGACGGCGACGACGCGCTGTGCGCCCTCCTCGCCGGGAAACCCGCCGCGCGCTACGCCGGGGCGCTCACCACGCTGCGCGCGACCCGCTCCTTCCAGGCCGCCGACTGCGAACGGCACACCGCCGAGGACCCCGGTACCCCCTTGCGCGCCTACCGCGTGGCGGGGGCACCCGCCCTCGACCACCCGCTCGTACGCGTCGGCACGGACGACGGCTCGCCGCGCGCCGACGAGATCGCGCACTTCCTCGCCTGGACGACGTCCGGGGCGGGGAGGAAGGCCCTCACCGCCGTGCACCTCGATCCCGCCGCGCGCGAGGAGAACGTACGGCTCGACCCCGGGCACGTCGCGGACCAGCTCAACGCCTACCGCGCCGCACACCCCGAACTCCGCGTCGAAGTCGTCTTCGACGTCTCGCGCTCGATGGCCGAGGACAGCAAGCTCACCGGCGCGCGCGCCGCCCTCGACGAGGCACTCGGCCACCTCGGCGGCAAGGCCCGCTACCAGCTGCGCGTCTTCCCGACCGGCGAGGACGGCGAGGGCAGCGCCCTGCGCGACGGCCCCTGGCGGGCCACGGGCACGAAGAAACTGGGGCTGGGGCCCGGGGACGTCAACAAGGACCGGCAGGCGGACCTCGTGAGCGTCCTCGGCACGGTGCGCGGCGACATCACGGCGGCCAAGGCGGCCGACAGGAGCACGCCCGGCGACGAGCCGCCCCACCAGTACGCCGTGCTGCTGGTGACGGACGGCGACTACCGCGAGGGGAAGCGGCCCCAGCTCGGCGCGCTCGCCGACGTGGCGGCGCGGCTCGGCCGCGTCGAGGGCGCGCCCGTCCACGTCGTGGCGACCCGCCCGGAAGGCTGCGCGGCCGGCCACGAGGCCGACACCGTCGCGCAGAACTCGGGCGGCGGCTGCACCCGCCTCGGCCCGGGACTCGCCGCCGCGCTCAGCCGCACCGTCACGGCCCTCGACGAAGGGGAGGACTGA